In Oncorhynchus nerka isolate Pitt River linkage group LG21, Oner_Uvic_2.0, whole genome shotgun sequence, the genomic window ccacaaggttaaattctcgggctgactcttttctctgtatacatcaatgatgtcgctcttgctgctggtgactctctgatccacctctacgcagacgacaccattctgtatacatctggcccttctttggacactgtgttaacaaacctccaaacaagcttcaatgccatacaacactgcttccgtggcctcaaactgctcttaaacactagtaaaactaaatgcatgcttttcaaccgatcgttgcccgcacccgcccacccgactagcatcactactctggacggttctgacctagaatatgtggacaactacaaatacctaggtgtagactgtaaactctccttcctgactccaattaaacatctccaatccaaaattaaatctagaatcggcttcctgttttgcaacaaagcctccttcactcatgccgccaaacataccctcgtaaaactgactatcctaccgatcctcgacttcggcgatgtaatttacaaaatagcctccgacactctactcagtaaactggatgcagtctatcacagcgccatccgttttgtcaccaaagccccatataccatccaccactgcgacctgtatgctcttgtcggctggccctcgcatcatattcgtcgccaaacccactggctccaggtcatatataagtctatgctaggtaaagctccgccttatctcagctcactggccacgatgacaacacccacccgtagcacgtgctccagcaggtatatctcactggtcatccccaaagccaacaccccctttggccgcctttccttccagttctctgctgccaatgactggaacgaattgcaaaaaaaaagaagaaaaaaaaaaaaaagatttaaaatcaattaaaaataaataaataaaatcgctgaagttggagactcatatctccctcactaactttaaacatcagctatctgagcagctaaccgatcgctgcagctgtacacagcccatccaatctacctacctcatcaccatattgtttttatttactttttttgcacaccagtacttctacttgcacatcatcatctgcacatctatcactccagtgttaatttgctaaattgtaattacttcgccactatggcctatttcttgccttacctcctcacgccatttgcacatactgtatatagacttttttctattgtgttattgactgtacgtttgtttgtgtcgcactgctttgctttatcttggccaggtcgcagttgtaaatgagaacttgttctcaactggccaacctggttaaataaaggtgaaaaaaaatgcgATAGGATATTTTCCTGTGTTTAGTCCGGACTGCATTCTCACCTGCAGTGAACCGCACCACGGTATGAATAGAATCGGACAGAGTACACCCTTCTTGAGCAAATCAGTGCGTTGTTTAGTGTGCTTTCGAGTGCAGATAGTAATCACACCAGTCCAAACGAGCCCAACTAAGGGGGTAAACGCACCAGAGGTCAGAAAAAACACACCAAACCAATTGTGTGAGAGCCCCCTACAACTGCAAaaacatgtggcaaagaaatgtactttatgtcctgaatagaaagcgttatatttggggcaaatcccaacacatcactgagtaccactcttcatattttcaagaatggtggtggctgcattatgttatgggtatgcttgtcatcagcaaggacaagggattttttttaaataaaataaaatggaatagagctaagcacaggcacaatcctagaggaaaacctagaCACTGTGaggcaaattcacctttcagcaggaccataacctaaaacacaaggcaaaaTATACACAAGAGTTGCTtatcaagacaacattgaatgttcctgagtagcctagttacagttttgacttaaatcggcttgaaagtctatggcaagacttgaaaatggaaTGCTCAACAAccaccttgacagagcttgaagaattacaAAAAATAATCATGtgaaaatattgcacaatccaggtgtgcaacgtTTTTTtttagatttacccagaaagactcattctgatttcattttcaataaatttgctaacatttctaaactacatgttttcactttgtcattatacttatggggtattgtgtgtagatgggtgagaaaaaaacatttaatccattttgaattcaggctgtcatgtggaataagtcaagggtatgtgaatactttctgaatgcattgtatgtTTTGAAGCAAACTGGACTGGAATACTAACTAATACTCTACACAGAAAAAAAGTCCTAATCCAACAGCACAAGCACATAAAATACAAGAATCACCGAAAACATTGTTTACAAGCGTCAATGGTTTACATATTGATTCATGTGGAGGAGGAGCATGTGTACAAGCAACACTTCCGTAGTActtttcccacaatgcaccatatCAAAACATTTACCAACGGTCAGAACTGAAATCCACTCCATAAATGTTCCAAAACAAACATGAACATGAAACGGACCATGCATATGTATATCAACATTGCCATACTGTTACGTTGACAACTAGCGTAGCGAAAATAATTTCGAGATGAAAATGGTTCAACAATCATGAGGGCACTATGTGTCTTTAACCAATTGCAAGGGAGGAAAGGCGGGACAGGAGAAAATTAAACCAATTGACACTATGTTATTCCTGAAACAATCCAATGAAATCGTTGTTTTGAGGAAGACAAGTAATTTGCCTCACCACCAGCAGGATTCAACTAGCTTCAGCCAGAGAGGTTTGAACCTAGATAACACCTTTTCCTTACACCCTGCGGGCCTGTTCCACCAAGCTTTTGGTTCTATCACTGCTAGCTGGTGGTTCATCTGTAAGATAGATAACTACGTTAGATAGCTAAAGCGATTGTGAAATTATGTTCAAATGCGCCCCATCACTATAGCCATGAATGAACACACGCATGGATAGCTGGTTAGCATTAACTAGACCAGTATCGCATCAGCTTGCCATGGCATTTGTGCTATTCTAAATGTTACACAAAATTGATTGTGCTATGCTTTAAGGCCAACCAGGGCTCAAATAGCTCCCGTTATAGTGACATTTCGACATGATAGTAAGTTAGCTAAACAAATTGACATTAGATATAGCTAGCATGAGTCAGTCACCTGTATTTTACAACTACGTATATAAATAAACCAAGTTCTTACCTTTCTCCGAGGCATATTTCACTTTAACGGTGTCTGTTTTAAGACGTTAGCTATCCCTTAGCTGTAAAAAATAAACAGCGTTTTAAAATGAAAATGCTCACTAATGAAACTGATTGACTGGAGATGCCGCTCAACGTTTGTCTCACACTTCCGTGGTATGTTCAAGCAAGTCGACACGTTTCGGAATGTTTTGAAACGGTTCTACTGTTATTcaattggccactagatggcagtgtggtAACGTGTACATGATCGTCCATTGTGTAAAGGCCCCTTGCTATCCGGAATGCATGGGAAGTCCCTACCATACTACAAGTTGAAATGTAAGGTTAGGGTCTAGAGGTACGGACATCCCAAGGACCCCAGATAATGTACAGTGAAATACACTGACAATACACTGACTCATACAGTTTACATAAAAATAGACTGtgcatttttttctgaggtaaaatacagtacagtacacaagaTGAATAGTGAGAAGTTTGATGAGGATGTACATAGACCATTCATTCATCATAGAGCGCTGATTGAGTGTATATCAGGGGAGGTCTTGTGTAGCTGacctcccctcccccacacactctGTCTTTGCTACTAAGTCTCACTCCCACCGAGTTCTATAGagttctatactgaacaaaaatataaatgcaacatgcaacaatttcaaagattttactgttacagttcatataagaaaatctgtcaatttaaataaattcattaggccctaatttatggctttcacatgactgggaatacagatatgcatctgttggtcactgaTACCTTTAACAAAAAAAGTAGGGTTTtgtatcagaaaaccagtcagtatctggtgtgaccaccatttgcctcatgcagtgcaacacttctccttcgcatagagttggtcaggctgttgattgtggccacttcttcaatggctgtgcaaagttcctggatgttggcgggaactggaacaggctgtcttacacgtcgatccagagcatcccaaacatgctcaatgggtgacatgtctggtgagtatgcaggccatggaagaactgggaaattatcagcttctaggaattgtgcacagatccttgcgacatggggccgtgcattattatgctgaaacatgaggtgatggtggcggatgaatggcacgacaatgggcctcaggatctcatcacggtatctctgtgcattcaaattgccattgataaaaatgcaattgttttcattgtccgtagcttatgactgcccataccataaccccaccaccaccatggggcactctgttcacaaaatTGACATttcgcccacacgatgccatctgcccggtacagttgaaactgggattcatccgtgaagagcaaaCTTCTCCAgcttgccagtggccatcgaagatgagcatttgcccactgaagtcggtttcACGGTGGACTGcagtacacgtggtctgcggttgtgaagccggttggacatactatcaaattctctaaaacaacgttggaggcagtttatgatagagaaattaacattcaattctctggcaacagctctggtggacattcctgcagtcattcaattgcatgctccccctgtgtaatgatcatgctgtttaatcagcttcttgatatgccacagttGTCAGGTGAatgtattatcttggcaaaggagaaatgctcaataacagggatgtaaaaccaATTTGTACGTAACATTTGAGCGATATCTGCTTTTTgtccgtatggaacatttctgggatctttggtttcagctcatgaaacatgggaccaacactttgttgcgtttatatttttgttcagtatatatgtaattctatgcttaccctccttctctccctataACAATATTTCATGAAGACAAGAAACCGATTGGTAGTGCTTCTTGATTTTACAATCTAAAGACTGAATCCTCCACAGGCTTTTCTGACTGAGAGCGATAACAAATAAATGAACTGTGGTCTATCTACAGTAAGTGATTATTAATTATGCTATTTGATTGTCAAATAAAATGTTCCATTGGGTATTATAAATCACAGGGCATTTACATGAAAAGTGGCTGTTTCATAGAGCATGATTAATGTGGACTGTacacaataaataaaaatatatatttaattttaAAAGAATTGACTCtcatatttttacctttatttaactaggaaagtcagttaagaacaaattattattttcaataatggcctaggaacagtgggttaactgcctgttcaggggcaaaacgacagatttgtaccttgtcagctcaggggtttgaacttgcaaccttccggttactagcccaacgctctaaccactaggctaccctgccgccccatcataTGAAAAGAAAACCAAGTAGTGCGCTAATCACGGATTTATTATGCTGTCTAATTTCTCAGGGCAAGCCCTGTCCATGACCACTGCACTGCGTGAGGTTACCAGCCCTTCTCCATTGAAAAACGACAGTTGATCCCTCAATGGACATTTTATCCCCCCCAACGGACAATTACCCTGCCCACACCCAATGAACATTTATATTTACCATTGTCACGTCGTAAACAtgtatacataataataataatatttttttattgtttcattcacacctgcactgctggagctcggagcttaagaatttcactgtacacTGCAACTACATCTGTGCATGTgataaaaaaagagaaaaaaaatctaatataAAACATCCACCTCATGCAGCAACAAGTGTCTATTGACCGACCTTCAAGCCCTTTCAACTGGGGTGAACATTCCTGCCTCTCCTATGACAGTCCGCCTCTGTCTGTCCCTTCATGGCATTTCTCACAGAATTACAATAAGTTCAAATTAGTTCAAAACTGGTGTTTCTTTCCGTTCCGTCCCGCTGCCCCGGCCACGCAGTAGGGCACTATGCCCACAGTGGCCAGGGGCACAGTGGCACTCTTACAGAAGGACAGCaggtagaacagagccctggtgTGGGCTGGTGGCCTGAATGAGTCCAGTAGGTGGAGCAGCAGAAGTGTGGCGCCCACACATGCCAGCCTGTAGGTGGCGCCACCGCCAACTCTCCGGGCCTCGGCGTAGAGGGGCGAGTGCAAGCCCAAGCCCAGGCCTAACAGAGTGCCGGTGTTGCGCAGGAGGCTGGCGAAGGGTGTAGTGTCTATGTGGACCCATTGGGGCCGCTGGCACCAGCGCTGGGCCTTGTCCAGGGTCCAGAGCAGGTCCACCCCCAGGCCCCTGAGGACCAGGTAAAGGCCCACAGCgaaggagagcagggagagggtgGTGTAGACGTAGCGCCTCAGGCTAGCCCTGTAGATCCAGTGGACCCGGTCAAAGGTCTCCGCCACTAGGATGCCTAGGAAAACGGACAGGCTTGTCAAAGAGAAGTTCTTTCCCAGCTTTCACTTGCATGTTATCAATTGGGAAAACACCTAACAAAGGCGCCAgggacctactaccatacctcgttcaaagacacctaaatcttttgtcttgcccattcaccctctgaatggcacacatacacaacagggtagggtgtagggtttgatTTAGAATTCGGTATAAGAGTTGGGGCTCTCCACTGACCTGTGACGACCCCAGCGACAACCTGGTGAGGGAAGTGGGCAGCAATGAAAACCCTGGAGAGGcagacacacacctgcacacaccagAAGACAGCCCACAGGGTCCCGCggacacacctgacacacacacacacacacgggggggGAAAGACACACAGTCACCTAGAGTTGGATCATTCAATCTCGATAATTGTGTCTAGCGGATAAACTCTGATAAACAACATAAACAACCGAATTTGTCCTCTTACCAGTTCTTGATGTGACCCCCGTGTTCCTTGAGGAGGATGGCGAGGAGTGATGAGATCATAGCGTAGTAAACCCCTGCAGCACTCATGGCATGACCCGACGGACTTCCTGTGAGAGGAGAACTGCTGTAAAAGTACAGTTTTGCTTGAAAGAAAAATTGCGAACTGAATGGAATCCAACTGAATCAAACTgccctctatactcctctgtaaactggtcatctctgtatacctgtcgcaagacccactggttgatgcttatttataaaaccctcttaggtctcactcccccctatctgagatatctactgcagccctcaccctcaacatacaacacccattctgccagtcacgtTCTGTTAAAGTTCCCTAaagctcgtcttttcagttcgatGCAGCTAGCAAATGGAACGAGCAGCAACAAAAActaaaactggacagttttatctcaatcttttcattcaaagactcaatcatggacgcTCTTACTgagagttgtggctgctttgcgtgatgtattgttgtctctacattcttgtcctttgtgctgttgtctgtgcccaataatttttgtaccctgtgttgttgtcttaggtctctctgtatgtagtgttgtctctcttgtcgtgatgtgtgttttgtcctatatttttattttatttatttttaatcccagcccccgtccccccaggaggccttttgccttttggttggccgtcattgtaaataagaatttgttcttaactgacttgcctagttaaataaatatttttttttttataaaaaaataataatggaaTTTAATTCATTTGAGTTGAAAATACTGCATGGATTCTCCAGAAGGGAAAGTGGTTTTGCCACCAGCAGCAGACAAACAGGCACTCACCTGGACTAGTCTCACAGGTCATAGGGAACTGCTCAATTTGTGGCGCTGATGAGTTGGCATAGTAAGGAGTCTCTTGAACCCACCAATAGGGACGCTCGCCAAACAGGATCCTGtgtagacatgagagagtaataTATCATGTATCACATATTGAATCCTCCTCTGTCTGGCAACATACGAAATGGAGGGATCATCTGTTGGATCGTTCTCATAGCATTGTTAAAACATTCGGAACCTGCAGTATTTTCATCCTGGAAATATACATATTATATTGTTATTCTTTATCTTAGCATCTGAGCACTGtgattagtattagtattagcagtCACCTACCATTTGAAGATAAGGTTGAGCCAGTCTCCCACCACAGCCACCCAGACCAGCTTGATCCCCACTGATTCCCGCAGGTGGAAACACACAGGGAAGAAGACAAAGAAGGTGTTCCGCAGGTCAGCTGCCATGGAAACAAACAGGAACCAGCTCTGAGTGTCCCTGTAGTGAGTCTGGAGGTATCGTGTGGTGCTAACCCCATAGGCGTGGACGGTGTCCATGGCTGCTCTCTAGTTCACTGTATCTGACAGTCACACTAACGTTAAGTACAGTCTTCGACAACTGATCTATAGCTGCTGACTTGTCTGATATCCTATGTCAGAAGAGCAGAGGTGTCTGCTGAGTTGCCCGCTGGCAGTACCATAGTTCTGAGTGTATTGTCCGATAAAGTCGAGAGGTAGTGGTGTGAGGTCTCTGTGCAGCCCTTGTAGTGTGTGCTACGTGTCTGTCCAGTACCCACCTGTCACCACTGCCATCCCTTTTGTACCCTGTGTGAACACCTGGTCACTCCACCACGCCTGATCTTTGAactggagagagtggggagggaaaaGAACTGGACAAACATTACATCATGACCGACTGCACTGCAGCCAGCTGGCCAGTGCATCACCATGGGGACTACCTGTGGCCTTGTATTGCTggacacccccccacacacacacacacacacagacatgcacgcgcgaacacacacaccagtggcggctggtgggaggagctataggaggacgggttcattgtaatggctggaatggaatcaatggaacggtatcaaacacatcaaacatatggaaaccacatgcttgactccgttccattaattccaatccagccattacaatgagccagtcCTGCTATtgttcctcccaccagcctccgctGAAAGACATATGCATGCACACATACTCATCACCACCGTCACGTGTCATGCATGTGCATGGAGGCTGCTCCTCCAGTTATCGCTCCCTGCCCTGTTGAGAGCTCAGAGTGAGTAGATGCCAGATGAAGTAAATGTGAGGTGTTCTTTTTCCCCCGCCGCCTGATTGCCCTCTTATGGGGATAGTGGAGTTGAACAATAACAAGAGTATGGGTTCAATATAAGCGCCAATGAATCGCTGACGGATTTCTCCTTTCAAGAGTTCAATATCTCTCAATGTCTCATTGATCCATCATTCTTATTTCATTCAATGACTGCTTCAAACTACATGTACTCTCCAATGGTTCCAAAAGGgtcctttggctgtccccataggagaaccctttttggttccacgtGGAAcacttttgagttccatgtagaaccctctgtggaaagggtcctacttggaacccaaaagggttctacctggaaccaaaacgattctacctggaaccaaaaagggtgctCCTGTGGGGACGGCCGAaggacccttttaggttctagatagcccctttttttctaagagtgtatggttAACCATTTTAAGAAAGGGGACTTTTCCAGGACATACTACTTTGCACGTGTTGCTGAAGGCCAAAGGAGGAGGGGGAAAAAAGGCAATATGGAAAAACCCACACTGGACAGGCATGCCGAGCTAGTGATGGAAAAGAGTGTAGCCTCGTTTAGTGAGGGTaggcatggagggaagaggaggggaggatgagagggtcTGTGTTTACTTCTAGCTGAGTGTTCCCAGCCACCATCCTCCAACCAGCACAAGTTTCCAAGGTGATATGTTATCTGGCCGTGGCCGGCTGACAGACATTAGACCTGTTCcttgcctgctgctgctgctgctgttgtttgcTCCACAAACCATAATCTTCCCCAGGGAGCTAAAAATAACACTAGCATGGTCCCACTGTGCAgcccaccacacgtacacacacatcctacaattcccaatgtccgtccccccacccctccaactgcCCTAATGGAGCGGATGGCTTTTCCTTGAGAAACACGtttagggagaggggagacaagtgaacgtgtgtgtggggtggggtggggagggggaaacCAGGTGAGAGATGCATGATGTAAGTGTGTTTTGTTGAACTCTTCCCTGATGGTATAATAGGACATATTTTTGCGATATTTATTCATGTAACATTTGTAAATCTATTACAAACCTATTGATATTTTCTAGCCAGCCAAGGGACTGCTACTGGTGTGAGATTGAAACTCAAGGAGGTCATTAACTGTGGTTGATCTCTGCTATGAAACATGTAACTGTGAATATGTTTACTCAGCCAAGAGCCTCTTGTTTATGTCTACACAAATACGTCTGTGATTAACAAGGCAATTGTCTTAATTGCGCCATGTTGATTACCAGAGTGCTATAACCAGGTTTAATAAACAGAGTTAAAACAGGTTAAACCGGGCACTCCATCACCAATAATACCCTTGCCATAGACCACATCACCAACATCACTGCCCTGCACCCCAAGGTACCATCTGTCCCAGTGGACTGTGCTGATAAACTAGAGAAAAACACACAGTTGTCCAAATATTGAATGTTCAGCCAATGGTTGTCTGCTTTGTATGGAGATCAGTCCTCTGAGCTGTGGCTGTTTGGGACTGTGAGTTATGACCAAACCAGGTCTATCAGTTAATGATTACAGACATCCCCAACACATTCATCACAAGTGTGAGGATGCATGACGCATTAGAGAGTAAACCTGTGCAGGTCACCATGCGTTCATTACATTGTCTAGTGTTGCTGTTGTTCACCACGTTATAAAAGGAGGATAACGGTCTCCTGCAGTCTTTTAGCACCAGGGAATCACAAGGCTCAGACTTTTGCGGAAATAATGCATTGATCTCAATGGGAGATTTTTGGATTCCTCCCCGAGTTTCTGGACTCTGTCAGCATCCTCTTTCATCAGTTGGAGAGGCTTACCTTTGAGGTAGTCAAATACTGCGGTCTCACACCATGCATAGGCCTAGATTTAATTTCATTTATGGTTTATTTTGATAGGGACGGGTACAAGCACATTGAAATATTGAATAAACAATCATCTGATGTGCTGCATCAGATATATTAGTGTATTAAAATAGCATCACTGTGTTTACACAATACAATTTAGCCATAAAGTTGAGGTTTTGTTTATAAAGTCATCTGGTCTGTTCAACATTTATGCATCTGTTATAGAAGTTATTGTTGAAAGAGAAACAAGACTAATTAAGGACTACAGGATCAAAGGAAGTGTTGTACTCTACTATCACGGACCTCAACTTGTAGGCAACTTTCCATCTATTGCCCTTGAGAATAGACAGATGAAGTTATAGTATGTGACACCCATGTTGCTCTCGATGTCTCGCCAGGCAGTCTGCCAACAGAATCCAAATGATAAACAGTCCTGTT contains:
- the LOC115110372 gene encoding glucose-6-phosphatase catalytic subunit 1-like, translating into MDTVHAYGVSTTRYLQTHYRDTQSWFLFVSMAADLRNTFFVFFPVCFHLRESVGIKLVWVAVVGDWLNLIFKWILFGERPYWWVQETPYYANSSAPQIEQFPMTCETSPGSPSGHAMSAAGVYYAMISSLLAILLKEHGGHIKNWCVRGTLWAVFWCVQVCVCLSRVFIAAHFPHQVVAGVVTGILVAETFDRVHWIYRASLRRYVYTTLSLLSFAVGLYLVLRGLGVDLLWTLDKAQRWCQRPQWVHIDTTPFASLLRNTGTLLGLGLGLHSPLYAEARRVGGGATYRLACVGATLLLLHLLDSFRPPAHTRALFYLLSFCKSATVPLATVGIVPYCVAGAAGRNGKKHQF